From Leptidea sinapis chromosome 12, ilLepSina1.1, whole genome shotgun sequence, the proteins below share one genomic window:
- the LOC126967173 gene encoding origin recognition complex subunit 2 isoform X1: protein MSAHKNKSDSGQENVTVVLTPRRVARNRLKPKRYDEFLDTSPSKRRIQPSENYSSEEEFVIDTPAPKPKALFGGDDVEGQDMFKFKSRHTKLDLHNKVQEAVTNSPVLNSPMKTPRVVLQRLSKVEATPKQVFNIMKKRIIQEIESDSSETDFSGSSSEYAPDDSESDSGSNAGSPDEDSNSKPIPKTAFIRNKNVRVKTKDCEYIVAPDNYFMMNSSKTIATSDHTLARLKTTDLNKAIKDIDIGISKEHSKKIAELNKNYDTLFDKWLHILSENFNLILYGIGSKRDVLHRFQARMLHASPCIVINGFYPSLTVKSVLETIIVSLLGNTHVPSDVSDIVSVIDTQLSDSATDLFLLIHNIDGPMLRNGKAQSMLASLSALKNVHTIATIDHINAPLLWDHTKLMKYNFTWWDVTTLLPYTTETSFENSLMSQRSGALQLSSLKNVYQSLTTNAKGIFNIIIEYQLENHKQPHYQGLAYKDLYSRSREQFLVSYDLALRAQLTEFIDHKLVKIKRTVDGTERLIIPIESALLQQFLEQQNEQ from the exons ATGTCTGCACATAAAAACAAAAGTGATTCAG GTCAAGAGAATGTAACCGTGGTACTAACACCAAGAAGGGTTGCTAGAAATAGACTTAAACCAAAGCGTTATGATGAATTTCTGGATACATCACCATCAAAACGAAGAATACAGCCATCAGAGAACTACAGTTCAGAAGAAGAGTTTGTGATTGACACACCTGCACCGAAACCCAAAG CACTCTTTGGAGGCGACGATGTCGAGGGGCAGGATATGTTTAAGTTCAAATCTCGCCACACTAAATTGGATCTACACAACAAAGTCCAGGAAGCTGTCACCAATTCACCAGTGCTCAATAGTCCTATGAAAACACCCAGGGTAGTTTTACAGCGTCTATCAAAAGTTGAAGCAACACCTAAACAAGTTTTTAACATTATGAAAAAGA GAATTATTCAAGAAATAGAAAGTGACAGTAGTGAGACTGACTTTTCCGGTAGCAGCAGTGAATACGCGCCTGATGACAGTGAG agtGACTCCGGGTCAAACGCTGGATCACCAGATGAGGACAGTAATTCAAAACCAATCCCAAAAACAGCATTCATTAGAAATAAGAATGTCCGGGTGAAGACGAAGGACTGTGAATACATCGTTGCACCAGACAATTATTTCATGATGAATTCTAGTAAAACG ATTGCGACTTCAGACCACACATTGGCCCGATTAAAAACCACGGACCTCAACAAGGCAATCAAGGACATTGATATCGGCATATCAAAGGAGCACTCGAAAAAAATTGCAGagctaaataaaaactatgacACCCTCTTTGACAAATGGCTACACATTCTCAGTGAGAATTTCAACCTTATTCTGTACGGCATTGGGTCTAAACGAGATGTACTACACCGGTTTCAAGCCCGAATGCTGCATGCCTCACCCTGCATAGTTATAAATGGATTTTATCCGAGTCTTACTGTGAAGAGTGTTTTAGAAACAATAATAGTGAGTTTACTGGGGAACACACATGTTCCAAGTGACGTGAGCGATATTGTTAGTGTTATTGATACACAGTTAAGTGACAGTGCTACAGACCTGTTTCTTCTGATACACAATATTGATGGACCGATGCTGAGGAATGGGAAAGCTCAGTCGATGCTCGCGAGTCTATCTGCGTTGAAAAACGTGCATACGATCGCGACTATTGATCATATTAATGCGCCATTAT TATGGGACCACACAAAGCTAATGAAGTACAACTTTACATGGTGGGATGTCACCACGCTGTTGCCATACACCACAGAGACATCATTTGAAAACTCACTCATGAGTCAGCGGAGCGGCGCGCTGCAGCTCTCGTCTCTCAAGAATGTGTACCAGTCTCTCACCACCAACGCTAAGGGGATCTTCAACATCATCATTGAGTACCAGTTGGAGAATCACAAGCAACCTCACTATCAAG gttTAGCCTATAAAGATCTTTATTCAAGATCTCGAGAACAGTTTCTCGTTAGCTATGACTTAGCTTTACGAGCTCAGCTCACGGAGTTCATCGATCATAAACTAGTAAAAATCAAACGGACCGTGGATGGAACTGAACGATTAATAATACCAATAGAAAGTGCCCTACTACAGCAGTTCTTAGAGCAACAAAACGAGCAGTAA
- the LOC126967173 gene encoding origin recognition complex subunit 2 isoform X2: MFKFKSRHTKLDLHNKVQEAVTNSPVLNSPMKTPRVVLQRLSKVEATPKQVFNIMKKRIIQEIESDSSETDFSGSSSEYAPDDSESDSGSNAGSPDEDSNSKPIPKTAFIRNKNVRVKTKDCEYIVAPDNYFMMNSSKTIATSDHTLARLKTTDLNKAIKDIDIGISKEHSKKIAELNKNYDTLFDKWLHILSENFNLILYGIGSKRDVLHRFQARMLHASPCIVINGFYPSLTVKSVLETIIVSLLGNTHVPSDVSDIVSVIDTQLSDSATDLFLLIHNIDGPMLRNGKAQSMLASLSALKNVHTIATIDHINAPLLWDHTKLMKYNFTWWDVTTLLPYTTETSFENSLMSQRSGALQLSSLKNVYQSLTTNAKGIFNIIIEYQLENHKQPHYQGLAYKDLYSRSREQFLVSYDLALRAQLTEFIDHKLVKIKRTVDGTERLIIPIESALLQQFLEQQNEQ; the protein is encoded by the exons ATGTTTAAGTTCAAATCTCGCCACACTAAATTGGATCTACACAACAAAGTCCAGGAAGCTGTCACCAATTCACCAGTGCTCAATAGTCCTATGAAAACACCCAGGGTAGTTTTACAGCGTCTATCAAAAGTTGAAGCAACACCTAAACAAGTTTTTAACATTATGAAAAAGA GAATTATTCAAGAAATAGAAAGTGACAGTAGTGAGACTGACTTTTCCGGTAGCAGCAGTGAATACGCGCCTGATGACAGTGAG agtGACTCCGGGTCAAACGCTGGATCACCAGATGAGGACAGTAATTCAAAACCAATCCCAAAAACAGCATTCATTAGAAATAAGAATGTCCGGGTGAAGACGAAGGACTGTGAATACATCGTTGCACCAGACAATTATTTCATGATGAATTCTAGTAAAACG ATTGCGACTTCAGACCACACATTGGCCCGATTAAAAACCACGGACCTCAACAAGGCAATCAAGGACATTGATATCGGCATATCAAAGGAGCACTCGAAAAAAATTGCAGagctaaataaaaactatgacACCCTCTTTGACAAATGGCTACACATTCTCAGTGAGAATTTCAACCTTATTCTGTACGGCATTGGGTCTAAACGAGATGTACTACACCGGTTTCAAGCCCGAATGCTGCATGCCTCACCCTGCATAGTTATAAATGGATTTTATCCGAGTCTTACTGTGAAGAGTGTTTTAGAAACAATAATAGTGAGTTTACTGGGGAACACACATGTTCCAAGTGACGTGAGCGATATTGTTAGTGTTATTGATACACAGTTAAGTGACAGTGCTACAGACCTGTTTCTTCTGATACACAATATTGATGGACCGATGCTGAGGAATGGGAAAGCTCAGTCGATGCTCGCGAGTCTATCTGCGTTGAAAAACGTGCATACGATCGCGACTATTGATCATATTAATGCGCCATTAT TATGGGACCACACAAAGCTAATGAAGTACAACTTTACATGGTGGGATGTCACCACGCTGTTGCCATACACCACAGAGACATCATTTGAAAACTCACTCATGAGTCAGCGGAGCGGCGCGCTGCAGCTCTCGTCTCTCAAGAATGTGTACCAGTCTCTCACCACCAACGCTAAGGGGATCTTCAACATCATCATTGAGTACCAGTTGGAGAATCACAAGCAACCTCACTATCAAG gttTAGCCTATAAAGATCTTTATTCAAGATCTCGAGAACAGTTTCTCGTTAGCTATGACTTAGCTTTACGAGCTCAGCTCACGGAGTTCATCGATCATAAACTAGTAAAAATCAAACGGACCGTGGATGGAACTGAACGATTAATAATACCAATAGAAAGTGCCCTACTACAGCAGTTCTTAGAGCAACAAAACGAGCAGTAA